One Oryza brachyantha chromosome 3, ObraRS2, whole genome shotgun sequence DNA segment encodes these proteins:
- the LOC102700038 gene encoding fructokinase-like 2, chloroplastic: MASLLLPPRFPCSLPCTRCSTIRSQLHYKPSILGNIMAKPKTKMRSLNRNLSSMAKKSSQDVAEGSSNEESDDDTSTTKKRAPKRGRRKTTTEASEGETQEGQVDAEGESPEGSKKMKRRGRKKAATNASSSDEKDKAKESKKRGRRKVKTVEELSDNEGEDQSEVLVLSNDSQQQISANDLESKIASLLVEDTDEIDRLVPLVCCFGPAKYSFIPSGRPANRLINHEIHEGMKDMFWSPDEFVRAPGGSSSNVALALAATGGRVEFMGKLGDDEYGQSILYHLNINGVQTRSVKMDPSALTAMSLMKVTGRGSLKMSCAKPCAEDSFVQSDINPTVLKEAKMFYYNSSALLEPTTQSSLLKAIEVSKKFGGVTFFDLNLPLPLWSSSKETKSLVKEAWEAADIIEITKQELEFLCGIKPSEKFDTKDNDKSKFTHYSPEVVMKLWHENLQVLFVTNGTSKIHYYTKEHNGWVRGTEDAPITPFTSDMSQSGDAIVAALMKMLTINPHLVTDKVYLHDAIKHAITCGVIDQWLLARERGFLPREQADPASEQYGVRFVTEKEYRTIPDSIQSEDSSQSELLYVE; encoded by the exons ATGGCTTctctccttctccctcctcgCTTCCCTTGCTCCCTGCCTTGCACTCGCTGCTCGACCATCAG GAGTCAATTACATTACAAGCCAAGCATCTTGGGAAATATTATGGCTAAGCCTAAAACTAAAATGAGGTCGCTCAACCGAAATCTGAGTTCCATGGCAAAAAAGAGTTCTCAAGATGTTGCAGAAGGTTCCAGTAACGAAGAGAGTGACGACGACACATCCACGACCAAGAAAAGAGCTCCAAAACGTGGAAGAAGGAAAACCACCACAGAAGCATCAGAAGGAGAAACACAAGAAGGTCAAGTGGACGCTGAAGGTGAATCTCCTGAAGGGTctaagaaaatgaaaaggagAGGCCGCAAGAAAG CTGCAACTAATGCAAGCTCATCAGACGAGAAGGACAAGGCAAAAGAGTCAAAGAAGAGGGGCAGAAGAAAAGTTAAGACTGTAGAGGAATTGAGTGATAATGAAGGAGAAGATCAGAGTGAAGTTCTAGTGCTCTCCAATGACAGTCAACAGCAAATTTCAGCAAATGATCTAGAAAGTAAAATAGCATCATTGCTAGTAGAAGATACTGATGAGATTGACAGATTAGTGCCTCTTGTGTGTTGCTTTGGGCCTGCTAAATACTCATTTATTCCTTCTGGGAGACCTGCTAATAGGCTGATTAATCATGAAATTCATGAGGGAATGAAAGACATGTTTTGGTCTCCAGATGAGTTTGTAAGGGCGCCAGGAGGATCATCATCCAATGTTGCTCTTGCTTTAGCAGCTACTGGTGGCCGGGTTGAATTCATGGGGAAACTAGGCGATGATGAGTATGGCCAAAGTATATTATATCACTTGAACATCAATGGAGTTCAAACTCGGTCAGTTAAAATGGACCCTTCAGCATTGACAGCCATGTCCCTGATGAAGGTCACAGGCAGAGGTAGCTTGAAAATGAGCTGTGCTAAACCTTGTGCGGAGGATTCATTTGTCCAATCTGATATCAATCCAACTGTTCTAAAAGAG GCTAAGATGTTTTACTATAATTCTTCAGCTTTGCTTGAGCCCACTACGCAATCATCACTGTTGAAAGCAATTGAGGTTTCCAAGAAATTTGGTGGTGTAACTTTCTTTGATCTTAATCTTCCATTGCCATTATGGTCGTCTAGTAAGGAAACCAAGTCACTTGTCAAGGAAGCATGGGAAGCTGCTGATATTATTGAAATCACTAAGCAGGAACTCGAGTTCTTGTGTGGCATTAAACCATCTGAAAAGTTTGATACAAAAGATAATGATAAATCCAAATTTACACACTATAGCCCAGAAGTTGTTATGAAATTGTGGCATGAAAATCTCCAGGTCCTTTTTGTGACAAATGGCACCTCTAAGATACATTATTACACAAAAGAGCACAATGGCTGGGTTCGTGGCACAGAAGATGCACCTATTACTCCTTTTACCAGTGACATGTCACAATCAGGTGACGCCATTGTTGCAG CTCTCATGAAGATGCTCACAATTAACCCTCACCTGGTCACTGACAAGGTTTACTTGCATGATGCAATTAAGCATGCTATTACTTGTGGTGTCATTGACCAGTGGCTGCTTGCACGTGAACGAGGTTTCCTTCCCAGAGAACAAGCAGACCCAGCTAGCGAGCAGTATGGAGTGAGATTTGTCACAGAGAAGGAATACCGTACAATTCCTGATTCCATACAATCAGAAGATTCATCACAGAGTGAGCTTTTATATGTGGAGTGA
- the LOC102700319 gene encoding cytochrome P450 85A1, which translates to MVAAAVAIGLAVAAAVVVVASSLLLRWNEVRYSRRRGLPPGTMGWPLFGETTEFLKQGPSFMKARRLRYGSLFRTHILGCPTVVCMEPELNRRALASEGRGFVPGYPQSMLDILGRNNIAAVQGPLHRAMRGAMLSLVRPAMIRSSLLPKIDAFMRSHLAGWSAGVVDIQAKTKEMALLSALRQIAGVSAGPLSDALKAELYTLVLGTISLPINLPGTNYYQGFKARKKFVAMLEQMIAERRSSGQVHDDMLDALLTGVEGTREKLSDEQIIDLIITLIYSGYETMSTTSMMAVKYLSDHPKALEQLRKEHFDIRKGKAPEDAIDWNDFKSMTFTRAVIFETLRLATVVNGLLRKTTQDVEMNGYVIPKGWRIYVYTREINYDPFLYPDPMTFNPWRWLEKNMESHPHFMLFGGGSRMCPGKEVGTVEIATFLHYFVTQYRWQEEGTNTILKFPRVEAPNGLHIRVEDY; encoded by the exons atggtggcggcggcggtggcgattgggctggcggtggcggcggcggtggtggtggtggcgagcAGCCTGCTGCTGCGGTGGAACGAGGTGCGGTACAGTCGGAGGCGCGGCCTGCCGCCGGGCACAATGGGGTGGCCACTCTTCGGCGAGACCACAGAGTTCCTCAAGCAGGGCCCCAGCTTCATGAAGGCCAGGAGGCTCAG GTACGGGAGCTTGTTCAGGACGCACATCCTGGGGTGCCCGACGGTGGTGTGCATGGAGCCGGAGCTGAACCGTCGGGCGCTGGCCAGCGAAGGCCGCGGCTTCGTCCCGGGCTACCCGCAGTCGATGCTCGACATCCTCGGCCGGAACAACATCGCCGCCGTGCAGGGCCCGCTCCACCGCGCCATGCGCGGCGCCATGCTCTCCCTCGTCCGCCCCGCCATGAtccgctcctccctcctccccaagATCGACGCCTTCATGCGCTCCCACCTCGCCGGCTGgtccgccggcgtcgtcgacaTCCAGGCCAAGACCAAGGAG ATGGCCTTGCTATCTGCACTCAGGCAGATTGCTGGTGTCTCTGCTGGCCCACTTTCTGACGCACTCAAGGCAGAGCTGTACACCCTTGTACTTGGCACCATCTCCCTGCCCATCAACCTTCCAGGAACCAACTACTACCAAGGGTTCAAG GCAAGGAAGAAGTTTGTGGCCATGCTGGAGCAGATGATCGCCGAACGGCGATCCTCCGGTCAGGTCCATGACGACATGCTGGATGCTCTCTTGACCGGCGTCGAGGGCACCAGGGAAAAGCTTAGTGATGAACAGATCATTGACTTGATCATCACCCTCATATACTCTGGGTATGAAACCATGTCAACGACTTCGATGATGGCGGTCAAGTACCTGTCGGACCATCCCAAAGCTCTTGAGCAACTCAGG AAAGAGCATTTTGATATCAGGAAAGGGAAAGCGCCTGAGGATGCCATCGACTGGAATGATTTCAAGTCCATGACCTTCACTCGAGCT GTTATCTTTGAGACATTAAGATTAGCTACAGTTGTGAATGGGCTTCTGAGGAAAACTACCCAAGATGTTGAAATGAATG GCTATGTTATCCCGAAAGGTTGGAGAATATATGTTTACACGAGGGAGATAAATTATGATCCTTTCCTGTACCCTGATCCAATGACATTCAATCCATGGAGGTGGCTG GAGAAGAACATGGAATCACATCCACACTTCATGCTTTTCGGAGGAGGTAGTCGGATGTGCCCGGGGAAGGAAGTCGGCACAGTGGAAATTGCAACTTTTCTTCACTATTTTGTGACTCAATACAG ATGGCAGGAAGAAGGTACCAACACAATACTGAAGTTCCCCCGAGTGGAAGCTCCCAACGGGCTACATATCCGAGTGGAAGATTACTGA